The genomic DNA TTTAACTTCGACGACATCTGCGCTGCCATCAGCGACAAACTGGAACGCCGTCATCCGCATATCTTTAGCGATGCCACCGCAGGCGATAGCGCGGAAGTGCTGGCGCGCTGGGAACAGATTAAAAGCGCCGAGCGCGCGGAGAAATCCCAGCACTCGGCACTGGATGACATTCCCCTGAACCTGCCTGCGCTGATGCGCGCGCATAAAATTCAGAAACGCTGCTCCGCGGTTGGCTTTGACTGGACGTCTCTTGGCCCGGTGCTGGAAAAAGTGCATGAAGAGATCGACGAAGTGATGCACGAAGCGCAACAGGCTGTGGTAGATGAAGCAAAGCTTGAAGAAGAGATGGGCGATTTGCTGTTCGCGACCGTCAACCTTTCTCGCCATCTGGGTGTAAAAGCGGAAACCGCCCTGCAAAAAGCCAACATTAAGTTCGAACGACGCTTTCGCGAAGTTGAGCGGATTGTGGCCTCGCGTGGCCTGGAAATGAGCGGAATTGACCTCGATGCGATGGAAGAAGTCTGGCAAGAAGTAAAACGCCAGGAAACTGATCTCTAACGAAATTTTGCGATCAAGCGCAATTTGTGTGATTTTTTAAATGACAAGCGCTTGATTTGCGTCAAAAACATTTACCCAAAAGGGGCTATTTTCTCACTCCTTATGTTTGTCATTGGCTGGACAGGAGACGGAGAATGAAAGTTTGTGGCGCTCGCCGTGTTCGGGTATACTACTTTCCCGTCCTGGTTATTCCATCGTTTCACCCTAACTTCTCAGGTTCAGCATGACAACGAACTATATTTTTGTGACCGGCGGGGTCGTATCCTCTCTGGGTAAAGGCATTGCCGCAGCCTCCCTCGCAGCCATTCTTGAAGCCCGTGGCCTCAATGTGACCATGATGAAACTGGATCCGTACATCAACGTCGATCCGGGCACCATGAGTCCAATCCAACACGGGGAAGTGTTCGTTACTGAAGACGGCGCTGAAACCGATCTGGATCTTGGCCACTACGAGCGTTTCATCCGCACTAAAATGACCCGTCGTAACAACTTCACGACAGGCCGCATCTACTCCGACGTTCTGCGTAAAGAGCGCCGTGGTGATTATCTTGGTGCTACCGTTCAGGTTATCCCACACATCACTAACGCTATCAAAGAACGCATTATTGCGGGCGGCGAAGGCCACGACGTGGTGCTGGTTGAAATCGGCGGTACCGTGGGTGATATCGAATCCCTGCCATTCCTGGAAGCGATTCGTCAGCTGGCGGTTGATATTGGCCGTGAAAACGCGCTGTTCATGCACCTGACGCTGGTGCCTTATATGGCAGCCGCAGGTGAAGTGAAAACCAAACCTACTCAGCACTCCGTTAAAGAGTTGCTCTCCATCGGTATTCAGCCAGACATCCTGGTTTGCCGTTCCGATCGCGCGGTTCCGGCGAACGAACGCGCGAAAATTGCATTGTTCTGTAACGTGCCGGAAAAAGCCGTTATTTCAATGAAAGATGTCGATTCCATTTATAAAATCCCGGGCCTGTTGAAATCACAGGGCCTGGACGATTATATTTGTAAACGATTCAGCTTGAACTGTCCGGAAGCTAACCTGTCTGAATGGGAACAGGTTATTTACGAAGAAGCGAATCCGGCTGGCGAAGTGACTATCGGCATGGTTGGCAAGTACATTGAACTGCCAGATGCCTATAAGTCAGTTATCGAAGCGCTGAAACACGGTGGTCTGAAGAACCGCGTCTCCGTTAACATCAAGCTGATTGATTCGCAGGATGTTGAAACGCGTGGCGTTGAAATTCTGAAAGATCTGGATGCGATCCTTATCCCTGGCGGCTTCGGCTACCGTGGTGTAGAAGGCAAGATCGCCACCGCACGCTATGCGCGTGAAAACAATATTCCATACCTCGGTATCTGCCTGGGTATGCAGGTTGCGCTGATCGAATTTGCGCGCAACGTAGCGGGAATGGAAAACGCGAACTCTACGGAATTTGTGCCAGACTGTAAGTACCCTGTCGTGGCGCTTATCACTGAATGGCGCGACGAAGAAGGTAACGTCGAAGTCCGTACCGAGAAGAGCGACCTGGGTGGCACGATGCGTCTTGGCGCACAGGCCTGCCAGCTGTCCGACGATAGCGTCGTTCGCAAGCTGTATGGCGAGCCGGTTATCACCGAACGTCATCGTCACCGCTATGAAGTCAACAACATGTTGTTGAAACAAATTGAAGCTGCGGGTCTGCGTGTTGCGGGCCGCTCCGGGGATGATCAGTTAGTCGAGATCATCGAAGTGCCAAACCATCCGTGGTTTGTCGCCTGCCAGTTCCACCCGGAATTTACTTCAACGCCACGTGACGGGCATCCGCTGTTTGCAGGCTTTGTGAAAGCCGCCAGCGATTACCAGAAGCGTCAGGCGAAGTAAAAAAAGTTAGAACGGCAACGCGTACCCCTGGTACGCGTTGTTTGTCTGGAGTTTTAGTTTAACTTGTACTGAGGAAAATCTAATGTCCAAAATCGTTAAAGTCATCGGTCGTGAAATCATCGACTCCCGTGGTAACCCGACCGTTGAAGCCGAAGTTCACCTGGAAGGTGGTTTCGTCGGTATGGCAGCTGCTCCGTCAGGTGCTTCTACTGGTTCCCGCGAAGCGCTGGAACTGCGCGATGGCGACAAATCCCGTTTCATGGGCAAAGGCGTACTGAAAGCTGTTGGCGCCGTAAACGGCCCTATTGCTCAGGCAATCATTGGCAAAGACGCTAAAGACCAGGCTGGCATCGACAAGATCATGATCGATCTGGACGGTACTGAAAACAAATCTAACTTCGGTGCTAACGCAATCCTGGCCGTTTCCCTGGCGAACGCCAAAGCTGCAGCGGCTGCTAAAGGTATGCCACTGTTCGAACACATCGCTGAACTGAACGGCACTCCAGGCAAATACTCCATGCCTGTACCGATGATGAACATCATCAACGGTGGTGAGCACGCAGACAACAACGTTGATATTCAGGAATTTATGATTCAGCCAGTTGGCGCGAAATCCCTGAAAGAAGCAGTACGTATGGGTTCTGAAGTGTTCCACAACCTGGCTAAAGTTCTGAAAGCTAAAGGTATGAACACTGCTGTTGGTGACGAAGGTGGCTATGCGCCAAACCTGGGTTCTAACGCAGAAGCACTGGCTGTTATCGCTGAAGCGGTTAAAGCAGCAGGCTACGAGCTGGGCAAAGACATCACTCTGGCGATGGACTGTGCAGCGTCTGAATTCTACAAAGACGGTAAATACGTTCTGGCTGGCGAAGGCAACAAAGCGTTCACCTCTGAAGAGTTCACTCACTTCCTGGAAGACCTGACCAAACAGTACCCAATCGTTTCTATCGAAGACGGTCTGGACGAGTCTGACTGGGATGGCTTCGCATACCAGACTAAAGTACTGGGCGACAAAATCCAGCTGGTGGGTGACGACCTGTTCGTAACCAACACCAAGATCCTGAAAGAAGGCATCGAGAAAGGCATCGTTAACTCCATCCTGATCAAATTCAACCAGATCGGTTCTCTGACCGAAACGCTGGCTGCGATCAAAATGGCGAAAGACGCTGGCTACACCGCTGTTATCTCTCACCGTTCTGGCGAAACTGAAGACGCTACCATCGCTGACCTGGCTGTTGGTACCGCGGCTGGCCAGATCAAGACCGGTTCTATGAGCCGTTCTGACCGTGTTGCTAAATACAACCAGCTGATTCGTATCGAAGAAGCACTGGGCGAAAAAGCACCATACAACGGTCGTAAAGAGATCAAAGGCCAGGCATAATCGCTAAGCCTTAAAATGAAAATGCCAGTCGTAAGACTGGCATTTTTTTTGGCTATTTAAAATCGACCGCCATTTGTTCCGGAATGGTCAGCCCCTGAGTGGTTTGCACGCAGCGGGCAATATAGTCCGTAAAGCGGGGTGGCTTAGGCATGCCCATGCTAAGCAGCTTATCATTGCTGAAGCGCACGTTGAGTGTGGCAAAAGCACCGTATAAACGCATTGCTTTCAGCATCAGGCGCTCGTTGCACGGCCCAAAAATATCCTTCAGTTCGCGGCGCATTCTGACCAGCGTTTCGTAACTTACCTGAGCGTATCGATCTCCGACAGGGGCTTTCTCCAACGCCTGCGCCATTGCCTTATCAATATCAGCAAAGCGAACGCTGTTCTCTTCCCCGGCAGAAATATGTACCACTTCCCCTGAACGTGCATCACTGGTAAGCAGCATTAACAGCGCGTCGGCACAATAGTCCACCGGAACGACATCGATTTTGTCTTCCATCGAACACATGAATTTTTGCAGCATTAACCCCATGCTAAAGACCCAGAAAATACTGCTTGAAGGCGTGCAGCCGTGACGGGTATGGCCGACGACGATAGACGGGCGGGCGATGAGCAGCGGCAGGCCAGGACAGTGCTGGCGCATCAGCTGTTCAATGGTGGATTTCGAATAGGTATATTCCACCAGATGCTCGGCGTTCTCTCTGAATTCTGCACTTTCGGCGACCAGCGAATCCTGCTCCGGCGTGCAGGACATCGCCGTGCCAACGTGCAGGAAGCGCTGTAGGGTCGACACCCGTTCCATGCGGCGCGCCAGCGCCAGGGTGCCCTCGACGTTCACCTTCCAGATAAGCGGATTGTTGCCAAATGACGCGACGGCCGCGCAGTTAACGACATGCGTCACCTGTTCAAGACGCGGATCGTTCAGGAAGGCTTCCGGCTGGCTGAGATCGCCAATGAGGATATTCTCCACGCTCAGCGAGGCCAGTGCATGCTCAGGCACGTTGAACTTACGCATATTCTCCTGTACTCGCGCCAGCCCACCTTGCGGGTCGCTGGCGCGCGCAAGCAGAAGTAAATTTACGGCGCTCTCGCCGGTCAGGATTTTTTCAAGTACTGCACCACCCAGAAATCCGGTCACGCCTGTAATCAGTAAGGTTTTCATTGATACCGTCTCATTATGATTGATGAGGCGGATTGTAGGCGGGCGAAAGTAAACGGCGTTTAAATAAAAAAATGGCCAGCCTTACCGTTTCTTAAGCTTATTTTAAGGTAAGGAATTCAGGGGATGAGATTGGACATTGCAGGAGGGAAGAAAATTCAATTTATCAAGATATTTATTTTAACTTACTGATTTGTATATTATAAACGTGCTTCCTGTGTCGTGGGGATATTAAGTCAAAATGTAATTATAAAAATACTTTGTAACATCATTCATTGATGCGGTAAATAATTTAACGAATGCTTAAGTACACTTAAAATAACGAACTCGCAGGCTATTGATATATAGCCTGCGAAGGTTTTTTACAGCAACAGAGGAAGCGTTGCGCTGGCGGTTTGTTGGCTGACCTCGCCGTAATGACCGTCTATTGCAATAAGGGAGTGGGTAAGCAACTCGACCAGCAGCATAACACCCACTTTGGCATTGAGTGCGCCTGCGCTAAGCGGCCCCTCGGGTTTGGCTGCAACCAGTAGCATATCGCTAAGGGACGCCAGCGGGCTACGCGGCGTATTGCTGAGCGCCAGCACGGGGACGCCACGTTTGCGCGCAAGTTTTACGACGTGAAGTAAATCCCGTGTTGAGCCTGAACTGGAGATGGCTACCACCAGCGACGCTTTAGAGAGGGTGGTCGCATTCATGGCTGCACGGTGCATATCGCTGAAGAGCTGCACAGGTTTGCCCAGGCGCAACAGCTTATAATGCAGATACTCGCCGAGGATCGCACTGGCAGCGACCCCATAAATCTGGACTGACTGCGCCTGATGCAGCGCCTGTGCCGCCTTTTCCAGCAGTGCTCTGTCGAGCAGTCTGGCGGTATCCTGCAGAGCCTGTACAGACTCTTCCACTACGCTATCAATTTCATCGCCGGCCTGACGCTCTGGCTGACCCTGCTGAATGTCCAGCGCAAGCGCCATTTTGAATTCCGTGTACCCCTTACAGCCCAGTGTGCGGCAAAGACGCGTCACGCTGGCCTCACTGGTATGACTTTCGCGCGCCAGCTCAGTGATCGTCAGGTAAAGCACCCGGGCAGGATCGTTGAGGACAAACTCACCCAGTTTTCGTTGCGTTGGGCTGTACCCGGAAGCCTCCTGGCGTAGCTTCAGCAGCAGGTTTTCATGGTCTGACATGCGAGATCCTTAATGCATTCTTCTGTCGACTAGTGTGGCGGAAAGCGGGGGAAAGATGCCAGTCATTTCGAAAAAGTATGATCGTCCTCCTGGTTATTGATGATAATTTTCACTATCAATAATTAATGTGGTAAAAATTTTCATCTATACACGAGGGGATGAAAAAATGATGCAAATGTTCAGTGGGGCTTCTTCTGGCGGATGGTTTGAGAAAGCGCAGCGCTTTGGCAAATCATTTATGTTGCCCATCGCCGTCTTGCCCGCGGCGGGTTTGTTGCTGGGGATTGGAGGCGCGTTATCAAATCCCAATACCCTCACGGCCTACCCGTTTTTAGATGTTGCGTGGCTGCAGGCCATCTTTACCATTATGAGCAGTGCCGGTTCGATTGTGT from Enterobacter ludwigii includes the following:
- a CDS encoding SDR family oxidoreductase, whose protein sequence is MKTLLITGVTGFLGGAVLEKILTGESAVNLLLLARASDPQGGLARVQENMRKFNVPEHALASLSVENILIGDLSQPEAFLNDPRLEQVTHVVNCAAVASFGNNPLIWKVNVEGTLALARRMERVSTLQRFLHVGTAMSCTPEQDSLVAESAEFRENAEHLVEYTYSKSTIEQLMRQHCPGLPLLIARPSIVVGHTRHGCTPSSSIFWVFSMGLMLQKFMCSMEDKIDVVPVDYCADALLMLLTSDARSGEVVHISAGEENSVRFADIDKAMAQALEKAPVGDRYAQVSYETLVRMRRELKDIFGPCNERLMLKAMRLYGAFATLNVRFSNDKLLSMGMPKPPRFTDYIARCVQTTQGLTIPEQMAVDFK
- the pyrG gene encoding glutamine hydrolyzing CTP synthase, coding for MTTNYIFVTGGVVSSLGKGIAAASLAAILEARGLNVTMMKLDPYINVDPGTMSPIQHGEVFVTEDGAETDLDLGHYERFIRTKMTRRNNFTTGRIYSDVLRKERRGDYLGATVQVIPHITNAIKERIIAGGEGHDVVLVEIGGTVGDIESLPFLEAIRQLAVDIGRENALFMHLTLVPYMAAAGEVKTKPTQHSVKELLSIGIQPDILVCRSDRAVPANERAKIALFCNVPEKAVISMKDVDSIYKIPGLLKSQGLDDYICKRFSLNCPEANLSEWEQVIYEEANPAGEVTIGMVGKYIELPDAYKSVIEALKHGGLKNRVSVNIKLIDSQDVETRGVEILKDLDAILIPGGFGYRGVEGKIATARYARENNIPYLGICLGMQVALIEFARNVAGMENANSTEFVPDCKYPVVALITEWRDEEGNVEVRTEKSDLGGTMRLGAQACQLSDDSVVRKLYGEPVITERHRHRYEVNNMLLKQIEAAGLRVAGRSGDDQLVEIIEVPNHPWFVACQFHPEFTSTPRDGHPLFAGFVKAASDYQKRQAK
- a CDS encoding MurR/RpiR family transcriptional regulator; translated protein: MSDHENLLLKLRQEASGYSPTQRKLGEFVLNDPARVLYLTITELARESHTSEASVTRLCRTLGCKGYTEFKMALALDIQQGQPERQAGDEIDSVVEESVQALQDTARLLDRALLEKAAQALHQAQSVQIYGVAASAILGEYLHYKLLRLGKPVQLFSDMHRAAMNATTLSKASLVVAISSSGSTRDLLHVVKLARKRGVPVLALSNTPRSPLASLSDMLLVAAKPEGPLSAGALNAKVGVMLLVELLTHSLIAIDGHYGEVSQQTASATLPLLL
- the eno gene encoding phosphopyruvate hydratase, which encodes MSKIVKVIGREIIDSRGNPTVEAEVHLEGGFVGMAAAPSGASTGSREALELRDGDKSRFMGKGVLKAVGAVNGPIAQAIIGKDAKDQAGIDKIMIDLDGTENKSNFGANAILAVSLANAKAAAAAKGMPLFEHIAELNGTPGKYSMPVPMMNIINGGEHADNNVDIQEFMIQPVGAKSLKEAVRMGSEVFHNLAKVLKAKGMNTAVGDEGGYAPNLGSNAEALAVIAEAVKAAGYELGKDITLAMDCAASEFYKDGKYVLAGEGNKAFTSEEFTHFLEDLTKQYPIVSIEDGLDESDWDGFAYQTKVLGDKIQLVGDDLFVTNTKILKEGIEKGIVNSILIKFNQIGSLTETLAAIKMAKDAGYTAVISHRSGETEDATIADLAVGTAAGQIKTGSMSRSDRVAKYNQLIRIEEALGEKAPYNGRKEIKGQA
- the mazG gene encoding nucleoside triphosphate pyrophosphohydrolase; amino-acid sequence: MTQIDRLLGIMKRLRDPENGCPWDKEQTFATIAPYTLEETYEVLDAISREDFDDLRGELGDLLFQVVFYAQMAQEEGRFNFDDICAAISDKLERRHPHIFSDATAGDSAEVLARWEQIKSAERAEKSQHSALDDIPLNLPALMRAHKIQKRCSAVGFDWTSLGPVLEKVHEEIDEVMHEAQQAVVDEAKLEEEMGDLLFATVNLSRHLGVKAETALQKANIKFERRFREVERIVASRGLEMSGIDLDAMEEVWQEVKRQETDL